The Mytilus galloprovincialis chromosome 2, xbMytGall1.hap1.1, whole genome shotgun sequence genome has a window encoding:
- the LOC143063089 gene encoding hemicentin-1-like isoform X3 — MASDKTNFDRSLETDALPTVDSADKKHLVRLKEEHEQHGFDRSETHLKQPVQSEQDVRYSGTENYESQSPSLNSALTEDRQTNETTSGPGHSDSNLSPSRNNTERISRKNWKAIKIFVLAVEQTFINNKKWLQFSEALGYDMKVVRRKIGSKPDQFYKLLNEWLDVMEETRWNPIPYLKWALEEVEEVDLIAKLTKKFGSTHEIDDEDMERLQEKLASRDFSMTVQHNTPDRHTTIQAKMVVVGDGNVVGATKTGNNCDRRIVNQDSDENLSQDSTNNLSSSVVDGPCETIGLVEGSQVLFSDEAFSAIVGKTCVIQVTIDETYRPDHVIWRWKQNEEDDYSKILHSEKYIVGDVNNPSLTITDAQKSDEGHYMCQVANALGSVNSRDIFLEICGVLPKIDVKIAQNPVRGATVILNCKIKSLPDLVSVIWHKNGEVLRMTSKHNGGTIHEPSLTISTVDDTDEAEYMCKVTNLVGPGTSNLVTLNIIDEPTVRIEVPTLVLTGRTTTIDCNVSSTEPITELTWLKDGYNIQPESDSNKYAGGSIHTPSLTIHNCDDQDKASYRCKARNIAGTGQSAVVQLDVAEKPKINLSFQSPVLRGKTSKIDCSITSIIPLISIQWYMDFEKISPTSCLFSGGTLEEPSLTLVKLSDNHEGKYRCEVSNEAGTLPSEDVVIKIADLPVISLSSKKYTVEAAGFVTLRCQIKGNPTPKRVEWYKVVDEKKIPISKSLKYSGGTVKVPSLTIGNVVSNDAGLYVMYAQNDFGDSWSEKITVEGEMPRINLSADSSVLSGKSITIMCHLKKSDMISLNWFKDGCALLLDSKHYIGGNMDSPHLTITAVSKLDEGKYTCKASNRFGTSSESVSFKVIFCKPQLSIDESRISIQAGTTVQLRCKIISEPSITRITWHKTDICKSTQISASERYKGGSVEQPTLTIMNTNINDSGVYFCEVENIAGTVRSDDVQLDVKGDKPVITVQSEMNACDGELVNIDCKIDAKPDIYSLQWYRIIDGQLVELLQTSKHYTGGNTRHPALSIVNIAKDDEGTYICKASNSVGEGLSGECKLKVFCKPRVLVETSSISCSTGQTISLKCRIQADPAVKHIHWSKGEGFTKQRWKIIEKTENKAMERSIIPSFTIRNVQMSDSGHYVCEVTNMVGTTRSEPIILDVTTGITTKSKPIIQDITTDIPDSNTILLAYTADVDTVRTFKEHILEVLVEKNDIHVDEFIIKDDVDREFLYTVDRTIQSAKIVFLLLSKDFVDKAWPNVSSMSNLTGSLYSRQSLIVPVYLEQSINLPMGLRSLMCLYFYRHDNVYKKALGKLMKELL; from the exons acTAATTTTGATCGAAGTCTGGAGACAGATGCCTTACCAACTGTTGACAGCGCCGATAAAAAACATCTCGTTCGTCTGAAAG aaGAACATGAGCAGCATGGTTTTGATCGTTCTGAAACTCATCTAAAACAACCTGTACAAA GCGAGCAAGATGTAAGATATAGCGGAACTGAAAACTATGAGAGTCAATCACCTAGTTTAAATTCTGCCCTGACAGAAGACCGACAAACAAATGAAACTACATCTG GACCTGGACATTCTGATTCCAATCTATCTCCTTCAAGAAACAACACTGAGAGAATAAGCCGGAAAAACTGGAAAG CAATAAAGATATTTGTTCTTGCCGTAgaacaaacatttataaataacaaaaaatggctGCAGTTTTCAGAAGCACTTGGATATGATATGAAAGTCGTTAGGAGGAAGATTGGTAGCAAACCTGATCAGTTCTACAAACTTTTAAATGAATGGTTAGATGTTATGGAAGAAACAAGATGGAATCCAATTCCATATCTAAAATGGGCATTAGAAGAAGTAGAAGAGGTCGACTTGAttgcaaaattgacaaaaaagttTGGCTCAA CACACGAAATAGACGATGAAGACATGGAACGGCTGCAGGAAAAACTAGCTTCTAGAGATTTTAGCATGACAG TGCAGCACAATACACCTGACAGACATACTACTATTCAAGCTAAAATGGTTGTTGTCGGTGATGGCAATGTTGTAGGCG caaCAAAAACAGGAAATAATTGTGACAGAAGAATTGTGAACCAGGATTCGGACGAAAATCTGAGTCAAGATTCTACAA ACAATTTATCATCGAGCGTAGTGGATGGTCCATGTGAGACAATCGGATTGGTTGAAG GGAGCCAAGTCTTGTTCTCCGATGAAGCTTTTTCGGCAATTGTTGGTAAAACATGTGTTATACAAGTCACCATTGACGAAACATACCGGCCAGATCATGTGATATGGAGATGGAAACAAAATGAAGAAGATGATTATTCAAAAATACTACATTCTGAAAAATACATCGTTGGAGATGTTAATAATCCTTCGTTAACAATTACAGATGCGCAAAAGTCAGATGAAGGTCATTATATGTGTCAAGTTGCTAATGCTTTAGGATCTGTCAACAGTAGagatatatttttggaaatatgTGGAG TCTTACCAAAGATAGATGTGAAGATTGCACAAAATCCTGTAAGAGGAGCAACAGTGATTCTTAATTGTAAGATTAAATCTTTACCGGATTTAGTGTCAGTTATATGGCACAAAAATGGAGAAGTATTGAGAATGACTTCTAAGCATAATGGAGGAACAATTCACGAACCGTCACTGACTATTAGCACTGTTGATGACACTGATGAAGCGGAGTACATGTGTAAGGTGACCAATTTGGTAGGACCAGGAACGAGTAACTTGGTGACATTGAATATTATTG ATGAACCAACAGTACGAATTGAAGTCCCTACCTTAGTCTTGACAGGAAGGACCACAACGATTGATTGTAATGTTTCTTCTACTGAACCTATTACTGAACTGACTTGGTTAAAAGATGGGTACAACATACAACCAGAATCAGACAGTAATAAGTATGCCGGAGGTAGCATCCACACACCCTCACTTACAATACATAATTGTGATGACCAGGACAAAGCTTCGTATAGATGCAAAGCTAGAAACATTGCTGGAACAGGACAAAGTGCAGTCGTGCAGTTAGATGTTGCTG AAAAACCAAAGATCAATCTCTCATTCCAGTCACCAGTCTTACGAGGGAAAACATCAAAAATCGACTGTTCTATTACTTCTATAATTCCTCTCATATCTATACAGTGGTATATGGATTTTGAGAAAATTTCCCCTACATCTTGTTTGTTCAGTGGAGGTACACTTGAAGAGCCATCTTTAACGCTCGTCAAATTGAGCGATAACCATGAAGGAAAATACAGATGTGAAGTGTCGAACGAAGCAGGGACCTTACCAAGTGAGGATGTTGTGATTAAAATAGCAG atTTACCCGTTATATCACTTTCATCTAAGAAATATACCGTTGAAGCTGCTGGTTTCGTTACGCTTAGATGTCAAATTAAAGGCAATCCGACACCCAAAAGAGTAGAATGGTACAAAGTGGTCGATGAAAAGAAAATACCAATATCAAAATCGTTAAAGTATTCAGGGGGAACAGTCAAAGTTCCGTCACTAACGATAGGGAATGTGGTCAGCAATGATGCAGGCCTTTATGTTATGTATGCGCAAAACGACTTTGGGGACAGCTGGAGTGAGAAAATAACAGTTGAAGGAG aaATGCCCCGCATCAATCTTTCTGCAGACTCTTCAGTGCTGTCAGGAAAATCAATAACCATAATGTGTCATCTTAAAAAATCAGACATGATATCTCTGAATTGGTTTAAAGATGGGTGTGCTCTTTTGCTGGACAGTAAGCACTATATCGGTGGAAACATGGATTCCCCTCATTTGACTATCACTGCCGTTTCCAAATTAGACGAAGGAAAATACACTTGTAAAGCAAGTAATCGGTTTGGGACAAGCAGTGAAAGCGTCTCTTTCAAAGTTATATTTT GTAAACCCCAGCTGTCCATTGACGAAAGCCGAATTTCAATTCAAGCTGGCACAACTGTACAATTGCGTTGTAAAATTATAAGTGAGCCCTCCATTACAAGAATAACATGGCATAAGACGGACATTTGCAAATCAACTCAGATTTCTGCATCAGAAAGATACAAAGGTGGTTCAGTTGAACAGCCAACTCTCACAATAATGAACACAAATATCAACGACAGTGGTGTTTATTTCTGCGAAGTAGAAAATATAGCCGGAACAGTACGTAGCGATGATGTTCAATTAGATGTCAAAggag ACAAACCAGTTATTACAGTCCAATCAGAAATGAATGCTTGTGATGGTGAATTAGTAAATATAGATTGTAAGATAGACGCCAAACCCGACATTTATAGTTTACAATGGTACAGAATAATCGATGGACAATTAGTTGAGTTGTTACAGACGAGTAAACATTATACAGGAGGAAACACAAGACATCCAGCCTTAAGCATTGTTAATATAGCCAAAGATGATGAAGGAACCTATATATGTAAAGCTTCGAACAGTGTCGGAGAGGGTTTAAGTGGTGAATGCAAATTAAAAGTCTTCT GTAAGCCAAGAGTTTTGGTTGAAACGTCATCCATATCCTGTTCAACTGGGCAGACTATATCATTAAAATGTAGAATACAAGCAGACCCTGCAGTTAAACATATTCACTGGTCGAAAGGAGAAGGATTTACTAAACAAAGATGGAAAATTATAGAGAAAACTGAAAATAAAGCAATGGAAAGGAGCATTATACCTTCATTTACAATTCGAAATGTACAAATGTCGGACAGCGGTCATTATGTTTGTGAAGTAACAAATATGGTTGGTACAACAAGAAGTGAACCAATAATATTAGACGTAACCACTGGAATTACAACAAAAAGTAAACCAATAATACAAGACATAACCACTGACATTCCAG attccaATACAATTCTTCTAGCATATACAGCAGACGTGGATACTGTAAGGACATTTAAAGAACACATTCTGGAAGTCCTAGTTGAAAAGAATGATATTCATGTCGATGAATTTATTATAAAAGACGACGTTGACAGAGAATTTCTGTACACTGTAGATAGAACAATTCAATCCGCAAAAATAGTATTTCTTCTACTGTCCAAAGACTTTGTCGATAAAGCATGGCCGAATGTATCGAGTATGTCAAACCTTACCGGCTCTCTATACTCACGACAATCGCTCATAGTACCGGTATATTTAGAACAGTCCATCAACCTTCCAATGGGACTAAGATCACTAATGTGCTTGTATTTTTATAGACATGATAATGTTTACAAGAAGGCATTGGGAAAATTAATGAAGGAATTGCTTTAA